Proteins encoded together in one Desulfovibrio sp. UCD-KL4C window:
- a CDS encoding (Fe-S)-binding protein yields MSKIKGFKAEKSFAEKIACGRSFEDQISDIENYGNHGVSELLRNEVLAAHGIANPKKSADYGLIFGCYRPFNTPYLLQDYIKLLDILNVDYTWFEKEYCCGLPLVTEDLEKGHIQGTKFARKNLELAKEASVKKLFYCCVGCAYAAKQAAKDSAEFHGYILDLILENMKENTCKTSPVRLGYFEGCHTFYRAHYPDANLDWPRYREVLDSLDGLSVFDLPNKLCCKQSAEKIIQKALENNLDKILCPCNGCYRALKAAAFGRLDVITYPELLLEYLGNGVV; encoded by the coding sequence ATGTCTAAAATAAAAGGATTTAAAGCGGAAAAAAGTTTTGCCGAAAAAATAGCTTGTGGTCGATCTTTTGAAGACCAGATCAGCGACATTGAAAATTATGGCAATCATGGAGTCAGTGAACTTCTAAGAAATGAAGTATTAGCGGCACACGGAATAGCCAACCCTAAAAAAAGTGCCGATTACGGGCTTATTTTCGGGTGCTATCGCCCCTTTAACACCCCCTATCTGCTACAGGATTATATCAAATTGCTGGATATCTTGAACGTAGATTACACTTGGTTTGAAAAGGAATACTGTTGCGGCTTGCCGCTTGTCACAGAAGATTTGGAAAAAGGACATATTCAGGGAACTAAGTTTGCGCGCAAAAATCTGGAATTAGCCAAAGAAGCAAGCGTTAAAAAACTCTTTTACTGCTGTGTGGGATGTGCATACGCGGCAAAGCAGGCCGCCAAAGATTCTGCCGAGTTCCATGGCTATATCCTTGATCTCATTTTAGAGAATATGAAAGAAAACACATGCAAAACATCACCGGTTCGCTTGGGATACTTTGAAGGGTGCCACACATTTTACAGAGCACATTATCCGGATGCCAATTTGGACTGGCCACGCTACCGAGAAGTTCTTGATTCTTTAGACGGCCTTTCTGTATTCGATCTGCCCAATAAATTGTGCTGCAAACAGTCAGCAGAAAAAATAATCCAAAAAGCGCTAGAAAATAATCTAGATAAAATACTATGCCCCTGCAATGGTTGCTACAGAGCTCTTAAGGCTGCGGCTTTTGGAAGATTGGACGTTATAACTTATCCAGAGCTACTTTTAGAATATTTAGGAAATGGAGTAGTATAG
- a CDS encoding RidA family protein, whose amino-acid sequence MSELNLIATEKAPAAVGPYSQAVAVDGMLYVSGQLGLNPETMTLPASFSDQAEQSLKNLGSILEAAGCSVKDIVSVDVFLIDMGEFKTLNGIYASFMGDHKPARAAVQVSALPLGGLVEIKCIAKKN is encoded by the coding sequence ATGAGTGAACTCAATTTAATCGCAACAGAAAAAGCACCAGCAGCAGTTGGACCTTATTCCCAAGCAGTTGCTGTAGACGGAATGCTTTACGTAAGCGGACAGCTTGGACTTAATCCAGAGACTATGACTCTGCCTGCCAGTTTTTCAGATCAAGCCGAGCAGTCTCTTAAAAATTTGGGATCAATTCTAGAAGCAGCCGGATGCTCAGTTAAAGACATCGTCAGCGTAGATGTTTTTCTTATTGATATGGGTGAATTTAAAACCCTGAACGGTATATATGCTTCTTTCATGGGAGATCACAAACCTGCCCGCGCAGCTGTCCAAGTTTCAGCACTGCCCCTCGGCGGCTTAGTTGAAATTAAATGTATTGCAAAAAAGAATTAA
- a CDS encoding tRNA dihydrouridine synthase translates to MTPTTIITAPMNQSTPPNFSKLAAQLSTPIMIGGNSIPNRLWLAPMAGLTHIAFRQVLDHYGSCGLVFTEMCSAKAVPSENPRISPVFRWQNWELPNLVCQLAGSEPEELVIAAERVEREGFFGVDINMGCSARGMTKREAGAALLKTPDKAVAIVKAIRKAVSIPVFIKFRTGWSKDIEPAVALAKKLEAAGADCLVFHPRVAPDKRTRPPMIDHIRFIKEAVSIPVFGNGNVTTQQHCQKMLDTTGCDGVSVGRMAVARPWIFAQWTTGYTPDDNIFQDYVLRLATALEQEFDPSRGIKRFRLFMSYFAANFKFGHSLQATFATAKTMEDVRRLAKEHIRPNMDLSLSPNMNLYNL, encoded by the coding sequence ATGACACCCACAACCATTATTACAGCTCCCATGAATCAATCCACTCCTCCTAATTTCTCCAAACTAGCGGCCCAGCTCAGCACCCCCATTATGATTGGCGGAAACTCCATTCCCAATCGCCTGTGGTTAGCCCCCATGGCCGGATTGACTCACATCGCTTTTCGTCAGGTTCTGGACCACTATGGTTCCTGCGGCTTGGTGTTTACGGAAATGTGCAGCGCAAAGGCTGTTCCTTCAGAAAATCCACGAATATCCCCGGTGTTTCGGTGGCAGAATTGGGAACTACCCAACTTGGTATGCCAATTGGCAGGTTCCGAGCCAGAGGAATTGGTAATTGCAGCAGAGCGTGTAGAACGCGAAGGTTTCTTTGGAGTAGATATCAACATGGGGTGCTCGGCACGGGGAATGACCAAACGCGAGGCAGGAGCGGCCCTGCTTAAGACCCCAGACAAGGCCGTAGCCATTGTAAAAGCAATACGAAAAGCTGTATCCATTCCTGTTTTTATCAAATTCCGCACAGGCTGGTCCAAGGATATCGAACCAGCAGTGGCCTTAGCCAAGAAACTTGAGGCAGCAGGAGCCGACTGTCTGGTCTTCCACCCACGTGTGGCCCCTGACAAACGTACCCGCCCCCCCATGATTGACCACATCCGCTTCATCAAAGAAGCTGTCTCCATACCCGTCTTTGGTAATGGTAATGTTACAACCCAACAGCACTGTCAGAAGATGCTGGACACAACAGGCTGTGACGGAGTGTCCGTAGGTCGTATGGCTGTTGCACGCCCTTGGATCTTTGCTCAATGGACAACCGGCTACACGCCTGATGACAATATTTTTCAGGATTACGTCCTACGTCTAGCCACAGCTTTGGAACAAGAATTCGATCCGTCGCGAGGTATCAAAAGATTTCGACTGTTCATGTCCTATTTTGCAGCCAATTTCAAATTTGGTCACAGCCTACAGGCCACCTTTGCCACGGCAAAAACCATGGAAGATGTCCGCCGACTGGCCAAAGAACACATCAGACCGAACATGGACTTAAGTTTGTCTCCCAACATGAATTTGTACAATCTTTGA
- a CDS encoding serine dehydratase subunit alpha family protein, which translates to MDLHAFFNNEVKPALGCTEPGAVAFAASSGAKYLAGPPKHIHLRLSANIYKNGQSVGIPGTPGLKGNLLAAALGALGGDPEKGLLSLEDINDDCISKAADMLNAGSLTQEVVHDTPNVYVEVEMLRQGESVTAVVAHSHDNLVEVIHNKRIVFQGQENEGGSGRLPSYLSELARLNFADLWELAGTIDKDDETFLLKGAEMNLHVATEGLERPWGLGSGYITSEQMNQDDLAWVIRAWSAAAADVRMDGGPWPVMSSAGSGNHGLTAIIPPALAARFWKCSDRELAEALALSHLVTGAVKAKTGRLTPVCGCSIAAGAGAAAALTRLAKGTPAQAEQASSYVLSSVLGMICDGAKSTCALKVGTAAGEAYMGMLLATNGSKFTSQQGIIGTNFKNNALAVGELSGVGFAAVDAVILRLLDSQSSSS; encoded by the coding sequence ATGGATCTGCACGCTTTCTTTAATAATGAAGTCAAACCCGCCTTGGGTTGTACCGAACCCGGTGCAGTGGCCTTTGCCGCCAGTTCCGGTGCAAAATATCTTGCCGGACCTCCAAAACATATTCACCTGCGTTTATCAGCTAATATTTACAAAAATGGTCAATCAGTAGGAATACCCGGCACCCCAGGACTAAAAGGGAACTTACTTGCTGCAGCACTTGGCGCACTGGGAGGAGACCCTGAAAAAGGATTGCTCTCACTCGAAGACATCAATGACGACTGTATCTCTAAAGCCGCTGACATGCTTAATGCCGGAAGCCTTACACAGGAAGTAGTACACGACACTCCTAATGTTTATGTAGAAGTTGAGATGCTGCGGCAGGGTGAAAGCGTTACTGCCGTTGTCGCCCATTCACATGACAATCTTGTAGAAGTCATCCACAACAAACGTATAGTTTTCCAAGGACAAGAAAATGAAGGAGGTTCAGGCAGACTACCTTCATACCTTTCAGAACTTGCACGTCTTAATTTTGCTGATTTATGGGAACTGGCAGGTACAATAGATAAAGATGACGAAACATTTCTTCTGAAAGGCGCAGAAATGAATCTGCACGTTGCAACAGAAGGACTAGAACGCCCATGGGGACTAGGTTCTGGTTATATCACGTCCGAGCAGATGAATCAGGATGATTTGGCTTGGGTTATCCGTGCATGGTCCGCAGCTGCGGCTGACGTTCGCATGGACGGTGGTCCATGGCCCGTAATGAGCAGTGCTGGCAGCGGCAACCACGGTTTAACAGCGATTATCCCTCCGGCACTGGCAGCCAGATTCTGGAAATGTTCGGACCGTGAACTAGCTGAAGCTTTAGCGCTGTCCCACCTCGTTACAGGGGCAGTCAAAGCAAAAACAGGACGACTGACACCAGTGTGTGGATGTTCCATTGCGGCCGGAGCCGGAGCAGCAGCAGCGCTCACAAGGTTAGCCAAAGGGACACCTGCTCAGGCTGAGCAAGCATCCTCCTACGTACTATCATCAGTATTGGGAATGATCTGTGACGGAGCCAAATCCACTTGCGCACTGAAAGTAGGAACTGCCGCAGGTGAAGCCTATATGGGGATGCTTCTTGCTACTAACGGTTCAAAATTTACTTCGCAGCAAGGGATCATCGGTACAAACTTTAAAAACAATGCACTAGCTGTAGGTGAATTGTCAGGAGTTGGCTTTGCTGCGGTAGATGCAGTAATTCTCCGCCTCCTAGACAGTCAGTCTTCAAGTTCTTAA
- a CDS encoding GntR family transcriptional regulator has product MSTESLRKISRHSIRDDAYRELKNAILDGLFPPGSRLNLSELMEQFGISKTPLTEAIQKLANEGLVSVKPRSGTFVSDMSLQQVEESFGFRRTIEIGAAGMIIDAITDVVIADLKSLVGEMERILVGKPSSDGLRRILHLDMQFHDTIIAASGNNLLLVHYRQVNTLLQALRIRKHYTFDHYKKALSDHKRVVACLETGDKEAFVAEATKHLDSASRRIMEYTRLEINNARTA; this is encoded by the coding sequence ATGAGCACTGAATCATTGCGCAAAATATCGCGCCATTCCATCCGTGATGATGCATACCGCGAACTGAAAAATGCCATCCTTGACGGGTTGTTTCCGCCAGGGTCACGGTTGAACCTCAGTGAGCTGATGGAGCAGTTCGGCATCAGCAAGACTCCGCTGACCGAAGCCATTCAAAAACTTGCTAACGAGGGGTTAGTCTCGGTTAAGCCACGAAGCGGAACGTTTGTCAGCGATATGAGTCTGCAGCAAGTGGAGGAGAGCTTTGGCTTTCGTCGGACTATCGAAATCGGTGCCGCAGGAATGATCATCGATGCTATCACGGACGTGGTGATCGCCGATTTGAAAAGTTTGGTAGGCGAAATGGAACGCATTCTAGTCGGAAAACCATCCAGTGACGGTCTTCGCCGGATTCTGCATCTGGACATGCAATTTCATGACACCATCATTGCGGCCAGCGGCAATAATCTTCTTTTGGTGCACTATCGGCAGGTCAATACCCTTTTGCAGGCGCTACGTATTCGCAAGCACTATACATTCGATCACTACAAGAAAGCACTTTCCGACCACAAACGAGTCGTCGCCTGTCTTGAAACCGGAGACAAGGAGGCCTTTGTCGCGGAGGCTACCAAACATCTGGATTCTGCCTCGCGTAGGATAATGGAATACACCCGGTTGGAAATCAACAACGCCAGAACTGCGTGA